From a region of the Oncorhynchus keta strain PuntledgeMale-10-30-2019 chromosome 13, Oket_V2, whole genome shotgun sequence genome:
- the LOC118392374 gene encoding uncharacterized protein LOC118392374, producing the protein MYNACENARSREWSDGDGYSCHSMAHWESDPPAGERQYLTQQAREHQWLNREDEAAVRAHYNSHQQNSQMDFRGHRTQETQPPLLYHQDHHRSQNIRDRPNLYGPLREPAPPNVTLHCSGERTVTWANHEPHFPSNDFLPPLNVERGHEDISHHHNTDQDYLVGRGVNHNNLHYLESKWQMFDPTHSNGHARGHCHVHSRGHFTECSRGRSRGGSCGNSRGGSSVCSWDGSRGRSSGRSRGGPRGQSSGRSRGGSRGQSSGRSRAHSKAASHGILGPSVPSQAITQKTDHLPGNVALVSHTQTSVTTDQQYDPSPPKPLTETLQEKPPHKHKISLNEIQDWLHSVLRSKNGPVNGNNSTQDPSQAQQFSTEKMDILQAGKRHLHSNTKDNQARPLERFSPEDSTIRLEIKSTPRCMTLTAVATTPPPVAIVPPMGPQQSPEPIETENTGNELPFKILRAWSINEQQVENLWERAKDDASSLSVRNEPVQVESFMEYDKPVDASATSSLASTGEDNDEVLQVITQTDKSSPSPFVHTIPQATDIVRTGGTQTIVEVSSNGADERSLVLSTIAEVQFKLRALQQLVSYREKAATITEAKDGCLEAILEQYWGGETSNLVEALKDRRDKEIMRDVSAWAAEDEEAVVLFAVSGISLGEVVEKFPIQAHVDSSSQVGYRSSWLNVNEKLNDIDKESGRAWSLWFIPDKAEESSKVVGGVKMDDIFHSKMETVEFPARQPVEATDSDLKTNIDLMMVADSSTDTDLPTDADSETEPLSPMILTVLTPEDALKLLAETEAPSADLTTHSNCPTNADLTTDSDTDPLSPMHLTVLTSEDAMRLFCQIENGSDLQLGSHEPCSEDKDETKTKQPENIESGSLDKSCYCPCIIETDNGFESGLCTSCQREKGLQQGSRCLTIAQCFTLLDTSDNSDQETEEVPKDSGGKATGDNQCRDKKQIQSTEEEGDDNQSCDNKTEGEMQQCTGVIPITDFFFWSDTIEDSDQETEENPSEQHAQIEAHASNVKRTEPETDAKAPCESAKEHTTQSKVSPGSEDREMPQEKDQDCRTSTLPIPKFENPSKLRANIIADKWCSPVEDCGSPAEKYDKVADFVTQYKTCNSKKKVKEKMEKEETLHPTSSDRKKPKKRHGRAERGQSPSQPPKSSGVKATLNNQRRDKKPHASHKRRHLTESDESRCKDKKRGSSTEKEREGSQSRDNKPPKRRHSTEKESEDNQSRGKKGRLSMEQLGEASQSRDKTSQKRRNSTKTESRNSKEFQCQLVESESDRGSKKSQPCPGVKTLHVLGSSSTTDPLKLSLNICKKPSTNGSPSTHTEEVPKRPKTKTTYKTSRHHSPAMSVSPVVKERQRNGVKHKQKIQPLKVRLKKLSLPKHLVRKGSPPRQKRVEDRGDPLSLGVMVSKNPDSCKKLKRKAESDLTSQQILSKIPKVLNRNGTGKLSKSERERDSLPRKPKLPRILKLLRTLEVSKDGNKRENREETSPSASPESQMLNKPARVAHKPKPCIKPASPNGYSPGSHACSNPARISQQHGNGHFGAKVTARQQVFSDWESSFVPTPTPRTRRRSGCPPEEVGGPQASPRCSSETRIIRPILKRVDSLPKPKRNVSFPLDPMNVHYFNPCEYENHVMFNRSYTDPEDAQPSDDEEEDASVNCQNLKEQSPLREEKQQDVGELKPEPSAACEKSFKMKREMQEPAAILMKKSIVQAKHLTKSLHHEPPKDSKHLARKTGVGYKWSEKQRKRPNETEGTSQNASLPHGHHPGSSQNASLPHGHHPGSSQNASPHRGYHSSSSQGRRVEPMASHHSSPVGEWNERWSGDL; encoded by the coding sequence ATGTATAACGCTTGTGAAAATGCCAGATCAAGAGAATGGAGCGACGGTGATGGATACAGCTGCCATAGTATGGCTCACTGGGAAAGTGATCCCCCAGCTGGAGAAAGACAGTACCTCACCCAACAGGCAAGGGAACACCAGTGGCTGAACCGTGAGGATGAAGCCGCCGTGCGGGCCCACTACAACTCCCATCAACAAAACTCCCAGATGGACTTCCGTGGACATCGGACACAAGAGACCCAGCCGCCTCTTCTGTATCATCAGGACCATCACAGAAGTCAGAACATAAGGGATAGGCCCAATCTCTATGGACCCTTGAGAGAACCGGCACCTCCTAATGTAACCTTACACTGCAGTGGAGAGAGAACAGTAACGTGGGCTAACCATGAACCCCACTTCCCCAGCAATGACTTTTTACCCCCACTCAACGTCGAAAGAGGGCATGAGGATATTTCCCATCACCATAACACCGACCAGGATTATCTGGTTGGTCGTGGAGTGAATCATAACAATCTCCATTACTTGGAAAGCAAATGGCAGATGTTCGATCCCACCCATTCCAATGGACATGCTAGAGGACATTGCCATGTACATTCAAGGGGACATTTTACTGAATGCTCAAGGGGACGTTCTAGGGGTGGTTCCTGTGGAAATTCTAGGGGTGGTTCTAGTGTATGTTCTTGGGATGGTTCCAGGGGTCGGTCTAGTGGACGTTCTCGGGGTGGTCCCAGGGGTCAGTCTAGTGGACGTTCTCGGGGTGGTTCCAGGGGTCAGTCTAGTGGACGTTCGAGGGCCCATTCCAAAGCAGCCAGCCATGGTATACTAGGACCTAGTGTTCCTTCCCAAGCTATAACACAAAAAACAGATCATCTTCCTGGCAATGTTGCTCTTGTTTCCCACACCCAGACCTCTGTCACCACTGACCAGCAATATGATCCCTCTCCTCCCAAACCTCTCACTGAGACACTTCAGGAAAAACCTCCTCATAAACATAAGATCTCACTCAATGAAATACAGGACTGGCTCCACAGTGTTTTAAGATCTAAAAATGGACCTGTAAATGGGAACAACTCAACACAAGACCCCTCCCAGGCACAACAATTCAGCACAGAGAAGATGGATATTTTACAAGCAGGCAAAAGGCACCTACATAGTAACACCAAAGACAACCAGGCGAGGCCCCTTGAGAGGTTTAGTCCTGAGGACTCCACTATACGGCTGGAGATTAAGTCCACCCCCAGGTGCATGACCCTGACGGCAGTCGCCACCACTCCGCCCCCTGTGGCTATTGTCCCTCCAATGGGTCCACAGCAGTCCCCAGAGCcaatagagacagagaatacAGGCAATGAGCTGCCATTTAAGATTTTACGGGCCTGGTCCATCAACGAACAACAAGTGGAAAACCTGTGGGAAAGAGCTAAAGATGATGCAAGTTCTCTCTCTGTCCGAAATGAGCCGGTTCAAGTTGAGAGTTTTATGGAGTATGATAAGCCTGTAGATGCATCTGCAACAAGTTCACTGGCATCTACTGGAGAGGACAATGATGAGGTCCTTCAGGtcatcacacagacagacaagagtTCACCTTCACCATTTGTCCACACCATCCCTCAGGCAACTGATATTGTACGCACCGGAGGTACCCAGACAATCGTGGAAGTTAGCTCCAACGGCGCAGATGAGAGATCTCTTGTTTTGTCCACAATTGCTGAAGTTCAGTTCAAGTTACGTGCGCTGCAGCAACTGGTTAGTTATCGGGAGAAGGCAGCAACAATCACAGAGGCAAAGGATGGTTGTCTAGAAGCCATATTGGAGCAGTATTGGGGCGGGGAAACCTCTAACCTGGTAGAAGCTTTAAAAGATAGAAGGGATAAGGAAATCATGCGAGATGTGTCTGCCTGGGCCGCAGAGGATGAGGAAGCAGTGGTTCTCTTTGCAGTCAGTGGTATATCACTGGGGGAAGTGGTCGAGAAGTTTCCCATTCAAGCGCATGTTGACAGCTCTTCCCAAGTGGGTTACAGGTCATCCTGGTTAAATGTCAACGAGAAGCTGAATGACATTGACAAAGAATCTGGAAGAGCTTGGTCTCTCTGGTTCATACCAGATAAAGCAGAGGAGAGTTCCAAAGTTGTTGGGGGAGTCAAAATGGATGACATCTTCCACAGCAAGATGGAGACTGTGGAATTTCCTGCACGACAACCTGTTGAAGCAACAGACTCAGACCTCAAAACAAACATAGACCTCATGATGGTTGCAGACtcatcaacagacacagaccTCCCAACAGATGCAGACTCGGAGACCGAACCCCTTTCCCCAATGATTTTGACCGTCCTCACACCAGAGGATGCTTTGAAACTGCTTGCTGAAACAGAGGCACCAAGCGCAGACCTCACAACACACTCGAACTGCCCAACAAATGCAGACCTCACAACCGACTCGGACACAGACCCCCTTTCCCCAATGCATTTGACCGTCCTGACATCTGAGGATGCCATGAGACTGTTTTGCCAGATCGAAAATGGCTCTGACCTCCAACTCGGGTCCCATGAACCATGCTCTGAAGACAAAGACGAGACAAAGACAAAGCAACCAGAGAATATAGAAAGTGGCAGCTTAGATAAGTCCTGCTACTGTCCTTGTATTATTGAAACTGACAATGGGTTTGAAAGTGGCCTATGCACCAGTTGTCAGAGGGAGAAAGGACTGCAGCAAGGTTCAAGATGCTTAACAATCGCTCAATGCTTTACCCTGTTAGATACAAGCGACAATTCAGATCAGGAGACAGAAGAGGTCCCTAAGGACTCTGGGGGGAAGGCGACTGGGGACAATCAATGCAGGGACAAGAAGCAGATACAATCTACTGAAGAAGAGGGTGATGACAATCAATCCTGTGACAATAAGACAGAGGGAGAAATGCAGCAATGTACAGGTGTCATACCGATCACTGACTTTTTTTTCTGGTCAGATACAATTGAGGATTCAgatcaggagacagaggagaacCCTAGTGAACAACATGCTCAGATTGAGGCTCATGCTTCTAATGTTAAAAGGACAGAGCCTGAAACTGATGCCAAAGCACCCTGTGAGTCAGCCAAAGAACATACTACCCAAAGCAAAGTCAGTCCTGGTTCTGAGGATAGGGAAATGCCGCAAGAGAAGGACCAAGACTGTAGGACGAGTACATTACCAATTCCCAAGTTTGAAAACCCCTCTAAGTTAAGAGCTAACATCATAGCAGACAAGTGGTGTTCACCTGTAGAGGACTGTGGTTCACCTGCAGAGAAGTATGACAAAGTTGCTGACTTTGTAACTCAATACAAAACCTGCAACTCAAAGAAAAAAGTCAAAGAAAAAATGGAAAAGGAGGAAACCCTCCATCCAACATCATCTGACAGAAAAAAGCCCAAGAAACGCCatgggagagcagagaggggacaGTCACCATCCCAACCCCCTAAGAGCTCTGGGGTGAAGGCAACTTTGAATAATCAACGCAGGGACAAGAAGCCACATGCGTCACACAAGAGGAGACATTTGACTGAGAGCGATGAAAGTCGATGCAAAGACAAGAAGCGGGGATCATCAACCGAGAAAGAGCGTGAGGGCAGTCAATCCAGGGACAATAAGCCACCGAAGAGGAGACATTCAactgagaaagagagtgaggacaATCAAAGTAGAGGCAAGAAGGGGAGACTTTCAATGGAACAACTGGGTGAGGCCAGTCAATCTAGGGACAAGACGTCACAGAAGCGGAGAAATTCAACTAAAACTGAAAGCAGGAACTCCAAAGAGTTCCAGTGCCAGTTGGTGGAAAGCGAGAGTGACAGAGGCAGTAAGAAGTCACAGCCGTGCCCTGGGGTGAAAACCCTCCATGTGCTGGGATCCTCATCTACCACTgatcctctcaaactctcccTAAACATCTGCAAAAAGCCTTCCACAAATGGCTCACCCTCAACACATACTGAGGAAGTCCCCAAAAGGCCAAAGACTAAAACCACATACAAAACTAGCAGACACCACTCCCCTGCAATGTCGGTGTCTCCTGTTGtcaaagagaggcagaggaacgGTGTGAAACACAAGCAAAAAATTCAACCCCTAAAAGTCAGATTGAAAAAGCTGTCCTTACCCAAACATCTTGTCAGGAAAGGTTCACCACCAAGGCAGAAGAGGGTGGAGGATAGAGGAGACCCTCTGAGTTTAGGGGTAATGGTCTCTAAGAATCCTGACTCGTGCAAGAAACTAAAACGTAAGGCAGAGAGCGACTTGACATCCCAACAGATATTGTCAAAGATTCCGAAGGTGTTGAATAGGAATGGGACAGGAAAGTTGTCAAAAAGCGAGCGTGAGCGCGACTCGCTGCCCCGCAAGCCAAAGCTGCCAAGGATTCTGAAGCTTCTAAGAACTCTAGAGGTTTCAAAGGatgggaataagagagagaacagagaagagacatCTCCCAGTGCTTCACCTGAATCACAAATGCTGAACAAACCTGCAAGAGTGGCACACAAGCCCAAACCTTGTATCAAGCCTGCCAGTCCCAATGGTTATAGCCCAGGTAGTCATGCTTGCTCTAATCCGGCTAGGATATCACAGCAACATGGCAATGGACATTTTGGGGCAAAAGTTACTGCGAGGCAGCAGGTGTTCTCAGATTGGGAGAGCAGCTTTGTCCCGACTCCAACCCCCCGGACTCGTAGACGATCAGGGTGTCCTCCAGAGGAAGTGGGAGGTCCACAGGCCAGTCCCAGGTGCAGCTCGGAGACCAGGATCATTCGACCCATTCTAAAACGTGTCGATTCTCTGCCGAAACCCAAGCGTAATGTCAGCTTTCCTTTGGATCCAATGAACGTGCACTACTTCAATCCCTGTGAATATGAAAATCACGTAATGTTCAACAGATCTTACACAGACCCGGAAGATGCACAGCCTTCTGACGATGAAGAGGAAGATGCTTCTGTGAACTGCCAGAATCTGAAGGAACAGTCCCCTCTTAGGGAAGAGAAGCA